The sequence below is a genomic window from Lolium perenne isolate Kyuss_39 chromosome 7, Kyuss_2.0, whole genome shotgun sequence.
TGTGGTCACAGTGGACAGTTGCTCTTCCATAGATATGCTGAATTTGGAACTCCTTGACATGTCTGGCAACACTCACATGGAGTCATTGCCCACGTTAGTATCATCCGCGAGAAGCCTCAAGATGCTTGTTCTTGATGGTTGTTCCAGCTTGCAGAACGTTGTACTGGAAGGAGTTCCACTGCTCGAAAGTTTCAGCTTTGATGGTTATGGCCCAGTAAAGAATTGGATTCATTCCATACAGCTGCCACAAAAGGAATTACGCCTGAAGTCTCCTATAGCTCCTGTTGAAATAGTCCAGGTGACTAAGATCTCCCTACAGGGCTGTGGTCGATTGCAAAACATATTTTTGCGTGCTTTGCCCAATCTGGAGGAACTAGACCTCTCTGGCACAGCCATTAAAATGCTTACCTTCCCTGAAATGTATGTCCTGAATCTCAAGAAGCTATTCCTAATGGGTTGTGAGCAGCTCCGTAGTCTGGACTGGGGTTATGAAATACATGCCTTGGAAGTGCTACAGGTAGACACGCAGAAGGAGGCTAGATCAGTGGTCTGCTGTGGAGAACAGGGATCCTTTGGCCTTCAGGCATGTATTGCTTTTTCAGATGGAAGGTTTATTTGGTCGGCCATACAGGCACTCTTGTTCAGATTCGTAAGAGAGAACTGCAAGGCGTACCTCCTGATATCTAGTATGAGCCACAGCCAAGCCAACATCACCGTAAGTGTCAAGGGGATTGGCTCTAGCCAAGAGGGTTTGTTTCGAACAATTCCACTGTTACCTTACAATAATATTACCCTTACTGAAGATGTAGCATGCTTGTCCTTGGCGTGGAACCAACGACAGCTTCAAACATTGGATGTGCATATGGAGATTGGAGAAGGAAGCTATAATTTAGAGAGTATGCAGGACAATAAATATTTCAGAGACCTTGTGGGGCGTGTTCAATCATTGCATGTGCATGACAATTCCTCCATCATGGCTATCCCTCCAACAGATGAAGGAAGTTGGGACATGCTAGTATGGTGTCATGTTGAGAGGTGCCCCAGGCTACACACTCTGTTTTATTGTCAGCGTGGAGAACGTCTCAGCTTTGAACATATAAGGACATTTTCAGCTTCTGATCTCCTGGTAGCCTATTGCATCTGGGCTAGAGGCAGTGCTTTTGGTTTCCAACAACTGCAGCACATATACTTGTACAATTGCCCCAGGCTGGTGTTCGTCCTCCCTATTTCCTTCACCTTGCCCAACTTGGAGACCCTCCACATGGCATACTGCAGCAGCCTTCGACATGTTTTCCCATTGGATGACAAGTGCCCCGAGGAAATAGCATCTGGGGTCACATTCAAGAACCTAAAGCACATCAAGTTGTACCATCTTCACAATCTGGAGCAGATATGCGAAGCCAGACTGACTGCACCGGCGCTGCAGACGATCAGCCTCAGGGACTGTTGGGGTGTCAGGCGTCTGCCAGCTATTGCACCCCAGGGTCCCAAGCCGGTGGTGGACTGCGAGAAGGACTGGTGGAACAAGCTCGAGTGGGATGGCTTGGATGCCGGGCACGACCCGTCGCTCTTCGAAACGCGCCACTCGGCCTACTACAAGAAGACCCTCCCAAGGGTCTCGTTTCTAAGGTCGCACATCGACTTCTTATATGCATTTACATCGATAGAGAAGGTGGCATAAGTTTTCTATATATCTAAGTATAAGTAGTAATATTTTTGCTTTCCATTATTCGTTTGTCAGGTGATCTGTTGTGCTGCTCTGCCGTGTGTGTGAGGGGGTTAGCTTACGTGAAGCATCAGTATATGTTGCTGTTACAAGCCCTGATGTCACAGCTCCGGGGTTGTTTCCAACTGCTGCTACTTGCACGGCATGGGCGAATGGTGTGTTTTCACCAAGATACGTCATCTTGGTATGCTTTGATTGGTTTGTTGTGCTGGCTGCTGCCTGGAGTGCTACAGCTTTCCGCCGCTTGGTGTGGTGTTCATAACCTAGCTGGGATGTGTTGGTTTGATCGATTGTGTGTTTGTAATAAGAGGGGGGCGTACATATTTCTGAGACCCGGTGTGGTGTGCATTTAATGGACTGTGAATTCAGCTTGCGTTTGATTGATGAAACAAGGTGCATTATAGTTATGTGATTTTGTGCGAATTTTGAGTGGATAATATGTTGGCATTGTTGTCTATGTACTAATATGTTGAGCTACCCTTGCTGATCAAGATGGAGGCCTTGCTTTTCAAAAACTGCTGGTGTTGTTTTCGCTTTTCAGCTCGTTTTGTAATAATCGTAAAAAAAACTGTAGTTATCTTTGACGTTAGCATTAGGCGGCGTCCCCCCTCCCCCCCCTTCCTGCCGTGCGCGGTATAACACTTTGTTGTATGCCTGTGTGCTGCTTTTCGTTATCTGCGAAAAGGTAATGAAAATCGACCCCGCTGGGTCGCTTGGAAAAAAATATGTTGAGCTACCGTCATGTTGTTTCAGTACTTTTTTTTGTTGCCTCTCTCTATTGAACATATCACATATGTTTGAAAACTTCTGTTTCTTGAGGAAGTGGATACTGTTTTACAATGGAAACTCTGTGTGAAACCATATTTTTTTAATGTTTTCAGAAAATCTAAATAAAACATGGAATGTTAAAAATCGATGTTCTACAAACAAAAAATGTGAAAGCTGATGTTTTAGAGACATGATACCTAGTTCTCAGAGAAACATTGGTGCTATTTACCTTTTGCAGCAACTGTACTGTTGCATACGGCCTGGGATGGATGTCCGTGCATATTTTCAACACATAATGGAGCTTTTATTTACTTTGCAACATCGTTGTGTTTATCTCGGTTTAACTTCGATAATTAGCATACTAGTTTAAATACACTTAGAAAGTGTAAAAGTTGATGATGATGACAGACAAAAACGCTCAACCCCATCTCAATTCCCACATTCTACAGACAACATCATTATTACTTCTTTTATAATGGACTGGAAACATCATAACACTTGCCCAGATGCTGAGGAAAACTATGACAGTGCCGCCAAAGGAGAAGTCCTTCCCCTCGCACACGTCATCCAAGGCCGGACTCCCCGCCGGTAGCGACTGCAACTGCGGGTGATAGGACAAAGGTGGctgatctttcgatgagagtatgaaagtgtcgatttgttggtggagttcgtgcttgacgatccgactacacgtgcaaagctcgtgcgccaatgcaatcgttaggacaatcttcgggagttactaatcttgcggatgcacgatcagaaatcgagaacaagtaagaactaatattgcaatcagaatattgcggatgaaagatgaaagctttattgaaaaggtgagattccgaatagtcggtcttgttctgggtgttggcctcaaaagaagtacacgagagttgcagaatgactaacttttagtctaattaaaatccgagtctaaacgtgacggctataggggtatttaaaggaggaaaacgtggggtttcggccagccatatatatggtggccgaaccaaaccctagaaggcctttcccccttcaataaggactctaaaaagtggttgacttaattcctgcgaaaatgacatgggcctggcccaaaactaaaggtgacgcaacaccatattatgctatggacgaaattatgaagtgtgaAACTCTatttttcgtccatgtcttcatcccttcttatggtggcttcaaagttctgaaatctccacttgtggcgtcatcttcaTTCTTCAAATACTtgatgccatctcctccatgtgtgatcatgctccaatgtttgtcctcctcatccatgccaaatccatcattcctaagagtaacaaacatatctgatttaggtagcatattctcatgtatgtgagaaatagttccaagaaatgaaagtacctgatagttaagttgtttggcacgagctcgagtgattggtccttgtatttgtgtggctgtatgtacaacggttgtatcaatagattggatgtcctcatcagcgggggctagggtttggggcgatgcggcggcggcggcagagagGGGATGAGTTTGTGGGCTTCGAACAGAGGAGAAGAGAAAGGGTTTAGAGTGGGGGGCTTCACGTGCCGCGCGCGTGCTTCCTGCCAGCTGTCGCGATGAAAATTTCACTTTAGTCCCTCTTTCGCTCAAGGGCACAAGTTTTTACAGTCTGTACCGTGGGAGTCACGAAAGAGACCAACAACTTTGAGATATTTACATGTGTCAAAGAAATGGTCCAGACTTTGAGTTATTTGTATGGTTTATATTTGTACTACGCATTTATTTATGCTACTAAGAACCTTCTCCATTTCCCTTGTGTCAACCTCCCAAGCAATCTGTTTGGAAAATTGATCCTCGTTTAAGGGTAGAGTAGAGTGCAAGTTTAGTGTTTGTACCAAGTGATTAACGAAAGTTCTTACCTACATCGAGTTATTTCCGCAAAGGATCTTCTCCCTTCACCTCTTATTAAGTTCTCAAGGTAATCATGTATTCCTAAATAGTTGCCTCACACTATTGGTTTTCCCCGCATTCTACTCCCTCATATTCATAATAAGTGTCAGATTTAGTTTAAATTTTCTCAAATTTGAAGTAAACCTCCCGCACTTATTCTGGATCGGAGGAACTAGTTTCAACTAAATCCCAAcatttattatggatcggagagaGTAGTAAGTTCTAGTAATGCCACATAATTTTCCTCGAAAGTATTTCCCATAGCACCACTTGgatatcagcattggttcctttcTCGTTCATTTGATCTAGCCATATAGATGATGGTACATGGTCTCCAAGGATGGAGCCAAGAATAGTACAAAAGAGGCCAATTGAACACTAGATTACTAGGAGGGGGGACATAGGCAATTTCTTAAAACTTTAGGAGTCAATCCACATATTATATAGGGGGCTTTCAAAAAAATCCACCATAGGGGGGCCATATATGGCGGGTGTGAAACCATATAGATGGagttgttgtttttcttgctcgagTTCTTTCCCTCAATCCATTGAGGTTCATTTCCTAATCCTCCATTAAATGGTTGAAGTGTCCTATCAACCTATCATGTCCTCTCCAACTTCCAACCCGGATGTCCATATCTATGTAGCAACTAATTATAAGTACGCCGCTACTATTTGTTCCCTCTCAAAGATCTAAGAACGTTATGTAATTGAtttgtttgtttcaaaaaaaaaatccatatTCCTCCTTGCGATACAACCAACTAAACTTGGAATGTGTGTTTGCTCGTAGCTTGACAAAGCAACCACAATCATAGCACTAGCGATGGATGGGTGGTACATTCGCTACCATTGAGAAAGCCGGAGCTAACAAGACTAGGTTCTGTATTTCATTAGTTACCCCCATGACTGCACAAGGAGTATTGCCATGAGGCCCATGAGCAAGGAAAGTTGTGAGTTATTCAAGGGTCCAGATCAATCAAGAGGTGTTTCAACATACCAAAAACATGAAACTGTGTCGCTGCATTAAGTTGAAACTTGAAAACCTTCGTACTGCACTTGACATCCTCAGCGGACAAATTTGGCGTCGTAACGGGGAAGCTGGACTTGATAAATCGGGGAGTATGTCCCTTAATTCGAAAAAGAAAAGCTGGACTTGCTAGGGGCAAATTTGTGTTGATTCCAGGTAGCATGGAGAGAGGGACGTGTAGACACTTGTAAAATTAGACCAAATTTTCGACATTTCGATGTGCACGAAGTGGACGCATGTGAGACATTTTGCTTGTTCGGTTGCCTAAAATTTTCGACATTCCGTGGATCTGAAAACTAGGGATAAATACACAAGAGACCAATTTTCGCATGCATTTCTTTTGGACTCGTACATGATATGTACACCAATCGGAACGTGCGCGGTCACAA
It includes:
- the LOC127316879 gene encoding uncharacterized protein, which gives rise to MSKHPTNLTLVVLDFDDAVKQVIELLRESDDATEGKIKAFILSGGWNFEGLGACAIIRAIAKLLKSTICDDSDMRNHFGKIFHVDCSLWKNKRTMQRAIAEELNLRHVMPIFDKQDEDDDFRGVEDSSREEISSIGHLINESLRNEKFLMIFHYGGVGDIDLAGFGIPIFGKGKLLCTDEVRFQVTRTAKKLMPSFANIFIYPLFTDGGFPRRALHEEAVGVIGDIGMEGINLAIVLDCFFYSLILTAQLPENSIGVDNGWATHACNYWICDGILGEERAWEIGNALYRVMTPLGYSSDGTRRLLRGLDIQETEQNVCWWYPAISNKLGAKNICNVPDCATSYFLTFQGDDPVYVRNDLFELASRNLHVLKLCNCRFDFASPPFQSCHNLRFLWLHNCANTEKEKSGVPIFSNLLVFDLRFTDYVMLPHMVELMTNLRELNTKGISWKTMSHAWKRLQKLHKLRVTESSDVVTVDSCSSIDMLNLELLDMSGNTHMESLPTLVSSARSLKMLVLDGCSSLQNVVLEGVPLLESFSFDGYGPVKNWIHSIQLPQKELRLKSPIAPVEIVQVTKISLQGCGRLQNIFLRALPNLEELDLSGTAIKMLTFPEMYVLNLKKLFLMGCEQLRSLDWGYEIHALEVLQVDTQKEARSVVCCGEQGSFGLQACIAFSDGRFIWSAIQALLFRFVRENCKAYLLISSMSHSQANITVSVKGIGSSQEGLFRTIPLLPYNNITLTEDVACLSLAWNQRQLQTLDVHMEIGEGSYNLESMQDNKYFRDLVGRVQSLHVHDNSSIMAIPPTDEGSWDMLVWCHVERCPRLHTLFYCQRGERLSFEHIRTFSASDLLVAYCIWARGSAFGFQQLQHIYLYNCPRLVFVLPISFTLPNLETLHMAYCSSLRHVFPLDDKCPEEIASGVTFKNLKHIKLYHLHNLEQICEARLTAPALQTISLRDCWGVRRLPAIAPQGPKPVVDCEKDWWNKLEWDGLDAGHDPSLFETRHSAYYKKTLPRVSFLR